The Prochlorococcus marinus CUG1416 genome has a segment encoding these proteins:
- a CDS encoding aminotransferase class I/II-fold pyridoxal phosphate-dependent enzyme, with product MKKIKIPKNRIRKLKTFSLGKKPFELLSLNSHNKKLIDLCSNDYFGLSRDKDLIKAAFEISLLEGIGAGSSMFITGSRPIHKLLEKELAEWLDQQKVLLFPSGFQANIAAIQALANRNSIVIADKLIHNSLLVGVKAAQAKLVRFSHNNLKDLEDKIIKSHPTKNSILVVVESLYSMEGSITPLKEITEICKKNSVQLLVDEAHAIGILGPEGRGLSFNYRSDITMITGTFGKAFGSGGAFIASNSEVGEYIIQTSGAFRYTTALAPSLAAGALEGLKKILENKEWGNDLLSSAKVWKDEIIKNFSFPVQGDSHILSIIVGQEEKAIYLQKYLEENGFLAIAIRPPTVPVGQSRIRITIRRNLDFNLLKNFIAVLKEFK from the coding sequence ATGAAAAAAATAAAAATTCCAAAAAATAGAATCCGTAAACTAAAAACATTTTCATTAGGTAAAAAACCATTCGAACTTCTAAGTTTAAATTCGCATAATAAAAAACTTATAGACTTATGCAGCAATGATTATTTTGGATTAAGTAGGGACAAGGATTTAATAAAGGCTGCTTTCGAAATAAGCCTTTTAGAAGGTATTGGTGCAGGAAGCTCTATGTTTATTACGGGTTCAAGACCAATACATAAATTATTAGAGAAAGAACTTGCCGAGTGGCTTGATCAACAAAAAGTATTACTTTTCCCAAGCGGATTTCAAGCAAATATCGCCGCTATCCAGGCTTTAGCAAACAGAAATAGTATCGTAATAGCAGATAAATTGATCCATAACTCCTTATTGGTTGGAGTCAAAGCTGCTCAAGCAAAACTGGTTCGATTTTCACACAATAATTTAAAAGATTTAGAAGATAAAATTATTAAATCTCACCCTACAAAAAATTCCATTTTAGTTGTTGTTGAATCTCTTTATAGCATGGAGGGATCAATTACTCCGCTCAAAGAAATAACAGAAATTTGCAAAAAAAATAGTGTTCAATTATTAGTTGACGAAGCTCATGCAATTGGGATCTTGGGCCCTGAAGGCAGGGGTTTAAGTTTTAATTACCGTTCGGATATAACTATGATTACTGGAACTTTCGGAAAAGCATTTGGAAGCGGTGGAGCTTTCATAGCTTCCAATTCAGAAGTTGGTGAATACATTATACAAACAAGTGGTGCATTTAGGTATACAACCGCGCTTGCTCCATCTTTAGCTGCTGGGGCATTAGAAGGTTTGAAAAAAATTTTAGAAAATAAAGAATGGGGTAATGATTTGTTATCTTCTGCGAAGGTATGGAAAGACGAAATTATTAAAAATTTTAGTTTTCCAGTTCAAGGAGATTCTCACATTTTATCAATTATTGTTGGCCAAGAAGAGAAGGCAATTTATCTACAAAAATATCTTGAAGAAAATGGTTTTTTAGCAATTGCTATAAGACCTCCAACTGTACCAGTGGGGCAATCTAGAATTAGAATAACAATAAGAAGAAACTTAGATTTTAATCTGCTAAAGAATTTCATTGCAGTATTAAAAGAGTTTAAATGA
- the purB gene encoding adenylosuccinate lyase, with the protein MIERYTLPEMGKIWTESAKFQSWLRVEIAACEANFSLGKIPENAMKDIRSNAKFDESRITEIEKEVKHDVIAFLTSVNEFVGDSGRYIHVGMTSSDVLDTGLSLQLKDSCELLLEEIEKLENEVRLLARKHKNTLMIGRSHAIHGEPISFGFKLAGWLAEIIRNKKRLLTLKESVAIGQISGAMGTYANTNPKVEQITCDLLGLKPDTASTQVISRDRHAEYVQTIALVGASLDRFATEIRNLQRTDVLEVEEGFTKGQKGSSAMPHKRNPIRSERVSGLARILRSYVLTALENVPLWHERDISHSSNERIMLPDVSICLHFMLREMQNIVSNLEVYPKNMLKNLNIYGGVIFSQKVLLLLVEKGLSREKAYSLVQKNAHQAWNTQNGNFKQNIERDNEIMDFIDQSDLEECFNPSIHLNNLSVIWEKLGI; encoded by the coding sequence GTGATCGAGCGTTACACATTACCCGAAATGGGGAAAATCTGGACTGAAAGCGCAAAATTCCAGAGTTGGCTTAGGGTTGAAATAGCTGCATGTGAAGCAAATTTTTCCCTCGGGAAAATTCCTGAGAATGCTATGAAAGATATACGTTCAAATGCAAAGTTTGATGAATCTAGAATTACAGAAATTGAGAAGGAAGTTAAACATGATGTCATAGCATTTCTTACAAGCGTTAATGAATTTGTAGGAGATTCTGGAAGATACATACATGTTGGTATGACCAGTAGTGATGTACTTGATACTGGCTTATCTCTTCAGTTAAAAGACTCTTGCGAATTGTTATTAGAAGAAATTGAGAAATTAGAAAATGAAGTCAGATTATTAGCAAGGAAGCATAAAAATACATTAATGATTGGCAGATCACATGCGATTCATGGGGAGCCAATTTCCTTCGGTTTTAAACTTGCTGGATGGTTAGCAGAAATAATAAGGAACAAAAAAAGATTGTTAACACTTAAAGAATCCGTAGCAATTGGACAAATAAGTGGTGCAATGGGAACTTACGCTAATACGAATCCCAAAGTAGAACAAATAACTTGTGATTTACTAGGCTTAAAACCAGATACAGCAAGTACACAGGTTATATCGAGAGACAGACATGCAGAATATGTGCAAACTATTGCACTAGTTGGCGCTTCTTTAGATAGATTCGCAACTGAAATAAGAAATTTACAGAGAACTGATGTTTTAGAAGTTGAGGAGGGATTTACAAAAGGGCAGAAAGGAAGTTCGGCAATGCCTCATAAAAGAAATCCTATTCGAAGTGAAAGAGTAAGCGGTTTAGCAAGAATTTTGAGAAGTTACGTCTTAACAGCACTGGAAAATGTTCCACTTTGGCACGAAAGAGATATAAGCCATAGTTCAAATGAACGTATCATGCTACCTGACGTATCAATCTGCTTGCATTTTATGCTCAGGGAAATGCAAAATATAGTAAGCAATTTGGAAGTTTATCCAAAAAATATGCTCAAAAATTTAAATATATATGGTGGTGTAATCTTCAGTCAGAAAGTTTTACTTTTGCTTGTAGAGAAGGGCTTGTCTAGAGAAAAAGCTTATAGCTTAGTACAAAAAAATGCCCATCAGGCCTGGAATACTCAGAATGGAAATTTCAAACAAAATATAGAGAGAGATAATGAGATAATGGATTTTATTGATCAAAGTGACTTAGAAGAATGTTTTAATCCTTCAATTCATCTCAATAATTTAAGTGTAATATGGGAGAAGTTAGGTATCTAG
- a CDS encoding TlyA family RNA methyltransferase — MIKKSRLDLYLLKTGLCETRQKAQGLILAGKVRDINGKVWDKPGLQVFIGSEFSIDSEPMFVSRGGEKLLEAFKKLEIKVKDKICIDAGISTGGFTDCLLQQGAKLVYGIDVGYGQTAWKIRNNPKVILFERTNIRYLKPNDLLSRSDELPNFVVADLSFISLKLVFKSISNLLDGDSIEGIFLIKPQFEVGKDKVSKGGVVRNPKFHIEAIESVIYAAKAFQWNIKNLIASPLVGPAGNHEYLAWMTLGSQSNKRINSEYIQNLVNETL; from the coding sequence ATGATTAAAAAAAGTAGATTAGACCTTTATCTTCTAAAAACTGGTTTATGTGAAACTCGTCAAAAAGCCCAAGGTTTAATTCTTGCGGGCAAGGTTAGAGATATCAATGGAAAAGTATGGGATAAACCTGGACTACAAGTATTCATTGGATCTGAATTTTCTATTGATTCCGAACCTATGTTTGTATCAAGGGGCGGCGAAAAATTATTGGAGGCATTTAAAAAACTTGAAATTAAAGTAAAAGACAAAATATGTATTGACGCAGGAATCTCTACTGGGGGATTTACTGATTGCTTATTGCAACAAGGAGCAAAGTTAGTTTATGGGATAGATGTTGGTTATGGACAAACTGCATGGAAGATTAGAAATAACCCAAAAGTCATACTTTTTGAACGAACTAATATTCGATATTTGAAACCTAATGATCTTTTATCTAGAAGTGATGAATTACCAAATTTTGTTGTTGCTGATTTGTCTTTTATTTCATTAAAGTTAGTTTTTAAATCTATTAGTAATTTATTAGATGGAGATAGTATAGAGGGAATATTCTTAATTAAACCCCAATTTGAGGTGGGTAAAGACAAAGTCAGCAAAGGTGGCGTTGTTCGTAATCCTAAATTCCATATTGAGGCTATAGAGTCTGTTATTTATGCTGCTAAGGCTTTCCAATGGAATATAAAGAATTTGATAGCTTCTCCTTTAGTAGGTCCTGCTGGAAATCATGAATATTTAGCTTGGATGACCTTAGGAAGTCAATCAAATAAAAGGATTAATAGTGAATATATACAGAATTTAGTAAATGAAACTCTTTGA
- a CDS encoding class II fumarate hydratase, which yields MTKNFRIEKDSMGTIEVPIEALWGAQTQRSIINFSIGEELIPIELIYSLTLIKKAASIANFNLGLIDKRKKDLIVEACTEILDGLHDSQFPLKVWQTGSGTQTNMNVNEVISNIAALKTNSELGSHKPIHPNDDVNKSQSTNDTFPAAIQISVVNEIIKNLVPTIRELTKILDKKSEEWKDLIKIGRTHFQDAVPLTFGQEISGWSEQLKDAENAIIMSLNELYFLPLGGTAVGTGINCPKGFCEESIKSISDDTNLMFYKSKNNFSIMASHDRLAQVMSQIKILAGALFKISNDIKILSSGPRSGIYELIIPQNEPGSSIMPGKVNPTQCEALSMVCTQIMGLEYAVSMANSSGTLQMNEYKPLIGFNILTSLKLLKNVIENFRIKLVDGMEPNQKKMKLNLENSLMLVTAIVPKVGYEKAAEIANLAFKESLNLKEATLKLGYLNEDEFDEAMNINSMI from the coding sequence ATGACAAAAAACTTTAGGATTGAAAAAGATAGTATGGGAACAATAGAGGTTCCCATTGAAGCTTTGTGGGGTGCTCAAACACAAAGATCGATAATAAATTTTTCTATTGGAGAAGAATTAATTCCAATTGAGTTAATTTATTCACTCACCCTCATAAAAAAAGCTGCTTCAATTGCGAATTTCAATTTAGGTTTAATAGATAAAAGGAAAAAAGATTTGATTGTAGAGGCATGTACGGAAATACTTGATGGGCTTCACGATTCACAGTTTCCCTTAAAGGTTTGGCAAACAGGTAGTGGCACGCAAACAAATATGAATGTTAATGAGGTAATTTCAAATATTGCAGCATTAAAAACTAATTCAGAGCTTGGTAGTCATAAACCAATTCATCCGAATGATGATGTCAATAAATCTCAGTCAACTAATGACACTTTTCCTGCTGCTATTCAAATATCTGTTGTTAATGAAATAATCAAAAATTTAGTTCCAACGATCAGAGAACTTACTAAGATCCTTGATAAAAAAAGTGAAGAATGGAAAGACCTTATAAAGATTGGAAGAACCCATTTTCAAGATGCAGTTCCCCTTACTTTTGGGCAAGAAATATCAGGATGGTCAGAGCAACTTAAAGATGCTGAGAATGCAATTATTATGAGTCTGAATGAATTGTATTTCTTACCCCTGGGAGGAACTGCAGTTGGTACAGGGATTAATTGTCCAAAAGGATTTTGTGAAGAGTCTATAAAATCAATTTCCGATGATACTAATCTAATGTTCTATAAATCAAAAAATAATTTTTCTATCATGGCCTCGCATGATCGTCTAGCTCAAGTAATGAGTCAGATAAAAATATTAGCAGGGGCATTATTTAAAATTTCAAATGATATAAAAATTCTATCTTCTGGTCCAAGATCAGGAATATATGAACTAATTATTCCTCAAAATGAACCTGGAAGTTCTATCATGCCGGGTAAAGTGAATCCAACTCAATGCGAAGCCTTATCAATGGTTTGCACTCAGATAATGGGCCTTGAATATGCAGTTTCAATGGCAAATTCTAGCGGCACTTTACAGATGAATGAATATAAGCCTCTTATTGGATTTAATATTCTCACAAGTTTAAAATTACTTAAAAATGTAATAGAAAACTTCAGAATAAAATTAGTTGATGGGATGGAACCTAATCAAAAGAAAATGAAGTTAAATTTAGAAAATTCACTAATGTTGGTAACAGCCATAGTGCCAAAAGTTGGTTATGAAAAAGCAGCTGAAATTGCAAACCTTGCCTTCAAAGAATCATTAAATTTAAAAGAGGCAACACTTAAATTAGGTTATTTAAACGAAGATGAATTTGATGAAGCAATGAATATCAATTCAATGATTTGA
- a CDS encoding DEAD/DEAH box helicase codes for MLNLEEYFPFPLDDFQLEAIQAINSGNSVVLTAPTGSGKTLIGEFAIYRGLSHDSRVFYTTPLKALSNQKFRDFANQYGENKVGLLTGDISINREAPILVMTTEIFRNMLYGEFDEFDDPLENLESVILDECHYMNDPQRGTVWEETIIHCPTRTQIIALSATIANADQLQNWIEKVHGPTVLINSDKRPVPLDFIFCSVKGLHPLLNNKGNGIHPNCKIWRAPKGQKIRGKVGRIMQPKSPSIGFVISKLAERNMLPAIYFIFSRRGCDKAIENIKDLTLVSYSEASKISQKLDVYLKNNQEAIKDKSQCEALKRGIASHHAGLLPAWKELVEELFQQGLIKVVFATETLAAGINMPARTTVISSLSKRTEDGHRLLFSSEFLQMSGRAGRRGKDTQGYVVTLQTRFEGAKEASALAISKPNSLESQFTPSYGMVLNLLQSYTLEKSKELIKRSFGSFLYIGQSSGENIILENLDKDLIELKKITSNVSWKDFDAYEKLKKRLKEERRIFKILEKQAAEKLSEEITNALPYIKEGSLISIKAPQIKRKIVPGLICEKIYESQKIKSLLCLTIDNLFILIKPSYIVSIFNDLDAIDVLGLEVPKMYFSGELFRGDDMSQFYADRILEVSKKNDLQTPQYDLTMEVMAQQQQIKNLEETVHDHPAHRFGDSKKLKKYRKKIIDVEQEINIRKKLLEDKENHNWRTFTDLIKILNHFGCLNDLELTEVGQTVGAIRSENELWIGLVLVSGYLDDLDPPELAAIIQAICVDVRRPNLWCNFKPSSKVIDVFNELDGLRKLVSFQQNKFHIEIPIYLETELTGIISEWARGKKWKDLVFNTSLDEGDVVRIIRRSIDVLSQVQYCIGVSNKLKSKAKLALKSINRFPVSESNDLIKVSEDINPATKRIDNNS; via the coding sequence TTGCTTAATTTAGAGGAATATTTCCCCTTTCCGCTAGATGATTTTCAATTAGAGGCAATACAAGCTATTAATAGCGGAAATTCTGTTGTTTTAACGGCACCAACAGGTTCGGGTAAAACATTGATAGGTGAATTTGCTATATATAGAGGCTTATCTCATGACAGCAGAGTTTTTTATACAACACCTTTAAAAGCCCTATCAAACCAAAAGTTTAGGGATTTTGCTAATCAATATGGTGAGAATAAAGTTGGTCTTTTAACTGGAGACATAAGTATAAATAGAGAAGCACCAATCTTAGTCATGACGACTGAGATTTTTAGGAACATGCTTTATGGCGAATTTGATGAATTTGATGATCCATTAGAAAATTTAGAATCTGTGATTCTTGATGAATGTCATTATATGAATGACCCCCAAAGAGGCACTGTTTGGGAAGAAACCATAATCCATTGTCCTACTAGAACTCAAATAATAGCTTTATCAGCAACAATAGCCAATGCAGATCAACTACAAAATTGGATAGAAAAAGTTCATGGGCCCACAGTACTAATTAATAGTGATAAGAGACCAGTACCACTTGATTTTATTTTTTGTAGTGTTAAAGGCCTCCATCCACTTTTAAATAATAAGGGTAATGGAATTCATCCAAATTGTAAGATTTGGAGAGCTCCTAAAGGGCAAAAAATAAGAGGAAAAGTGGGCAGGATAATGCAACCAAAGTCTCCCTCAATTGGCTTTGTGATCTCGAAACTAGCTGAACGAAATATGCTGCCAGCTATTTATTTTATTTTTAGTAGAAGAGGGTGTGACAAGGCTATTGAGAATATAAAAGATTTAACTTTAGTAAGTTATTCAGAAGCAAGTAAGATATCCCAAAAATTAGATGTTTATCTTAAAAATAATCAGGAAGCAATTAAAGATAAATCTCAATGCGAGGCATTGAAACGCGGTATTGCATCTCATCATGCTGGATTATTGCCTGCATGGAAAGAATTGGTTGAGGAATTATTTCAGCAAGGCTTAATAAAAGTTGTTTTTGCAACTGAAACTCTTGCTGCAGGAATAAATATGCCTGCAAGAACAACTGTTATTTCTTCTTTATCAAAAAGGACAGAAGATGGTCATAGATTATTATTTAGCAGTGAATTTTTGCAAATGTCAGGAAGAGCTGGAAGAAGAGGAAAAGATACCCAGGGATATGTTGTTACATTACAAACAAGATTCGAAGGTGCCAAAGAAGCAAGTGCACTGGCTATTAGCAAACCAAATTCTTTAGAAAGTCAATTCACTCCTAGCTATGGAATGGTACTTAATCTTTTACAAAGTTATACTTTAGAGAAGTCTAAAGAATTAATTAAAAGAAGTTTTGGTAGTTTTTTATATATAGGTCAATCATCAGGCGAGAATATAATTCTTGAAAATTTAGATAAGGATTTAATTGAATTAAAAAAAATTACATCTAACGTTTCATGGAAAGATTTTGATGCATACGAAAAGTTAAAAAAACGTCTTAAAGAAGAGAGAAGAATCTTCAAAATTTTAGAAAAACAAGCAGCAGAAAAATTATCAGAAGAGATAACTAATGCACTCCCATATATTAAAGAGGGAAGCTTGATTTCAATCAAGGCTCCTCAAATTAAAAGAAAAATTGTTCCAGGATTAATTTGTGAGAAAATATATGAATCCCAAAAAATTAAGAGTTTATTGTGTTTAACAATTGATAATTTATTTATTCTTATAAAACCCTCATACATAGTAAGTATTTTTAATGATTTGGATGCAATTGATGTCTTAGGACTTGAAGTACCAAAGATGTATTTTTCTGGAGAGTTATTTAGGGGAGATGATATGTCGCAGTTTTATGCGGATCGAATTTTAGAAGTTTCTAAAAAAAATGATTTACAAACTCCACAATATGATTTGACAATGGAAGTTATGGCACAACAGCAACAAATCAAAAATTTAGAAGAAACAGTTCATGATCATCCCGCACATCGATTTGGAGATTCCAAGAAATTAAAGAAATATAGAAAAAAAATTATTGATGTTGAACAAGAAATAAATATTAGAAAAAAACTACTTGAGGATAAAGAAAATCATAACTGGAGAACTTTTACCGATTTGATTAAAATTTTGAATCACTTTGGTTGTTTAAATGATTTGGAATTGACAGAAGTTGGACAAACAGTTGGTGCAATAAGAAGTGAAAATGAATTATGGATTGGTCTTGTTTTAGTTAGTGGTTATTTAGACGATTTAGATCCGCCTGAATTAGCTGCAATTATTCAAGCTATATGTGTTGATGTAAGGAGGCCTAATCTTTGGTGTAATTTCAAACCTTCTTCAAAGGTAATAGATGTATTTAATGAATTAGATGGTTTAAGAAAATTAGTATCTTTTCAACAAAATAAGTTTCATATTGAAATTCCTATCTATTTAGAAACAGAGTTAACTGGAATTATTTCTGAATGGGCAAGAGGAAAAAAATGGAAAGATTTGGTTTTTAATACTTCATTAGACGAAGGTGATGTAGTGCGGATTATTAGAAGATCAATTGATGTCCTTTCTCAAGTGCAATACTGTATTGGTGTTAGTAATAAATTAAAAAGCAAAGCAAAGCTAGCATTAAAATCTATTAATCGTTTTCCTGTTTCTGAATCTAATGATCTTATAAAAGTCTCTGAAGATATTAATCCTGCAACAAAAAGAATTGACAATAATTCTTAA